ACCGGTGTCGACGTCACCCCGGTCCGCAGCATGACCGAACTGATGGAGACACCCTCCTCTGCCCAGGACACGATCCTGATCAGCGACCCGGACCTGCTCGACCCTGACCAGCTACAAGACATCGAGGACAGGTTCGCCTCGGCGTACCGGATCGTGTTGCTGGCACCCGGCGACCAGCCCATCCCCACCGGCAGAGGCAGCGGCTGCACCATCGACTGGCTCCAAGGGCTTCAATCTGCGGCCCGCGACACCGACGTCACCTACGAGGACACGACCGGTCACGCGTGCCTGGGTCGTGAGCAGGGCTACGCCGCAGTGCAACTGGACGGCAACGTGCTACTGCTGGGTGCCACCGGGGCGATCGCCAACGACAGCGTGCTCAAGGCGGATAACGCTGCCATCGGTCTTCGCGCGCTCGGCGGCTCCAAGCACCTGGTGTGGTTCAGCGGAGACGCTGGAAGCGCCACCGGACACGGTGGACTGCCGTGGCCGGACTGGTGGCGTCCGATGATCGCCGTGCTCGCCGCAGCGACCGTCGCCCTCATGCTCTGGCGCGGCCGTCGGCTGGGGCGCCTGGTCCGCGAGCCGTTACCGGTCGTCGTACCTGCACAGGAGACGACGAACGCACGCGGGCGGCTCTACCGCAAGGCCAAGGACACCGACCGCGCCGCGAGTGCGTTGCGGGAAGCCACCCGTACCCGCGTGTCGTCCTATCTCGGCACCCCGGACGTCGTCCGTGCGGCGGCGTCCCAGACCGGTCGGTCGGAGCAGGACATCGCGACCCTGTTGCTCGACGGGCCGGTCACCGACGAGACCGAACTGGTCCAACTCGCAAACGAACTCACCACCCTGGAAAGGCAGGTCCGACCGCAATGAACCAAGACCGGGCACGAGAGGCACTGTTGGCCGTCCGCGCACAGGTCGGGCAGGCCGTCGTCGGGCAGGAGTCCGTCGTCACCAGCCTGATCATCGCGCTGCTCGCCAAGGGGCACGTGCTGCTCGAGGGTGTCCCGGGCGTGGCCAAGACCCTGCTGGTGCGATCCATCGCCGCGGCGATCGATCTGGACACCAAACGCGTGCAGTTCACCCCCGACCTGATGCCCGGCGACATCACCGGATCCCTGGTATTCGACGCCGGCCGTTCACAATTCGCCTTCCGGCCCGGTCCGGTCTTCACCAATCTACTGCTGGCCGACGAGATCAACCGCACGCCACCCAAGACCCAGTCGGCGTTGCTGGAGGCCATGGAGGAGCGGCAGGTGACGGTCGATGGTGAGCCGCACGCGTTGCCGGATCCGTTCCTGGTGTGCGCGACGCAGAACCCGGTCGAGTACGAGGGCACCTACCCGTTGCCCGAGGCGCAACTGGACCGATTCCTGATGAAAGTTGTGGTCGATCTGCCGCCGCGCGATCAGGAGGTCACGGTACTGATGCGGCACGCCGAGGGTTTCGACCCGCGCGACCTGAGCGCCATCCAACCCGTGGCCACCGCCGAAGACCTTGCGGCGGGCTCCGTGGCCGTCCGCACC
The window above is part of the Branchiibius hedensis genome. Proteins encoded here:
- a CDS encoding AAA family ATPase; this translates as MNQDRAREALLAVRAQVGQAVVGQESVVTSLIIALLAKGHVLLEGVPGVAKTLLVRSIAAAIDLDTKRVQFTPDLMPGDITGSLVFDAGRSQFAFRPGPVFTNLLLADEINRTPPKTQSALLEAMEERQVTVDGEPHALPDPFLVCATQNPVEYEGTYPLPEAQLDRFLMKVVVDLPPRDQEVTVLMRHAEGFDPRDLSAIQPVATAEDLAAGSVAVRTVHVAPEIAAYIVDIARATRTSPSLSLGVSPRGATALLLTSRCWAWLQGRDFVTPDDVKTMSYSTLAHRLSLRPESELEGVGVSAILASAINSVAVPR
- a CDS encoding DUF4350 domain-containing protein, producing the protein MKRHPWAFWGVVVLLLLVVSVFLASRQTSNATLFDPDNPYPAGGQAIARVLSQTGVDVTPVRSMTELMETPSSAQDTILISDPDLLDPDQLQDIEDRFASAYRIVLLAPGDQPIPTGRGSGCTIDWLQGLQSAARDTDVTYEDTTGHACLGREQGYAAVQLDGNVLLLGATGAIANDSVLKADNAAIGLRALGGSKHLVWFSGDAGSATGHGGLPWPDWWRPMIAVLAAATVALMLWRGRRLGRLVREPLPVVVPAQETTNARGRLYRKAKDTDRAASALREATRTRVSSYLGTPDVVRAAASQTGRSEQDIATLLLDGPVTDETELVQLANELTTLERQVRPQ